The DNA window ATCTCATAAAAAAACTTCAGTGCCAAGTGagctcatgcatgcacatacacatgtacacccacacatgtatgcacacatgcacatatacacacatcatacactcacacacacatgcacacacacacagacatgaacatAGAAGGGAAATTAATGGAGAAGGGGCTCAGTGGAAGAGAAAAGGGGGCAAGAGAAAGTAATGTAATGTAAACATGAtctaatatatacatgtatgaaattgtcagttaatttaaaaaattttttaaaaaaacctaagAGGAGATAAATACCAAGAGGTGAGAGTTTTTATGTACCATTGTCTTATTCCTTATACACAGCTTTAAAATTCTAGGTTGAGAAAAAAACTGGCAAGTGGTGCCTACTATTGGGAATACACCAGTTATTCCCTCAACACGCACCCCTCCCCAACTCAAGAAAGTCAGTTATTGAGTACCTGTAGCAAGCCAGACCCTGGTTACCATGGCAGCAGATAGAGGGAGAACACACAGGGATTCCCACACAGTCCTTCACCATTCAGGACTGAGCGAGGCCCAGTCTCCCTTTGTTGGAACTCACATGTAGGTGTCTGTTCTGCAGCAGTCTTGCAGAAAGCTTGATGAACACGCTGAGGGACACACAGAAGACGGTGAAGCTCAGGCCCAGGTCCAGGGCTTGAAGGGCCAGGTGGTACTCTTCATAGTGGAGGGGGTCCACACAGACTGACGGAAACTTCGTGTACGGGAAAGGAAAGGTAACTGCGTAGCCAACGTAGCCGGTCCCCGCAGCCCCTGAGAAGGAGTAGAAGCAATATGGACCAAGGAGGGCAGATTCCAAGGCTATTGCAAAATGAAGTGGACATCCCAGAATGCTCAGAATTACGAAGGTGAAGCCAGCTTCCCACTGAAAATAAGCAGAAACAAACTGTCACTTGGAGGAAGAAACCACTGTTACTGGAGGTCATTAATCTCCTCTACCTGGAAGAGGAGAAATACACACAACTTTCTATCACATCTACACTCAAGACtgagtctcctgtagcccaggttggcctcagatttCTATGttgccaaggttggccttgaactcttggtctttCCTGCTTCTACATCCCAAGTGCCACACTGGATTACCCCCCACccaagcccaccccaccccatcccaccccaccccgtgcTGCCATTTAAAATTTAGACCTATGGCCTCTGTATGCCAGGTTAGCACTCTGTCCCCGAACTCCACCTCTAGTTCCCTCTACCTTCCTTTTAGGACCGGCTGTTCTCCCTGCTGCCAATCTATGCTACAGGAGGAAATCACGTCAGCAATGTGAGCTAAAATGAAATCAattcaataaagttttatttgtttattcccTATCATACTCAGAGTGCCTGTTGATGTTGGGAAAACACACCCCTTCTTTGGCCCTTGCTACTCAAGGTGCTATCTGTGGTTGGGGAGCACAGCACTGATGCGGAGCCTCTCAGAAAGGCTGCCTTTCAGACCTCATCCAGACCTTCTCAGTCCAAGCCTGGGTTTTAGCTCAAGCTCCAGCTGACCTGTCCACAGCCTTTGCCACGGAAATGAGGCTACAGTGGATACCACACTCTTTCTGTAGCGAGGGAAGAGCTGACTCGGTGCCCTTAAATACAAGCTGGCTTGGAGTTCTCATCCTTTCCCAGATCTGAGCGCTCAGAAGGTGACCTCGggctgaggagttgttgaggCTGGGGGTGTAATTCAATGGGCAGAGTGTTTGTCTAGCAGCACCGAGTCCGGGGTTCACTCCatacccccaaacacacactcacCATGGGCACTCACATTATTGAAGCAGAGGAGCCTGTTTCTACAACATTAACTCAGGGCACTGACATGGGCTGGGCCCAACAGTAATCATGAACTTAGAGAAATGATTTAGAGTAAAAACTggataaaattacattttaaacataGTTTATAAAATTGggcaaggtggcacatgcctgtaatcccaggacctgggagaTGGAAGAAGGAGGATTAGAAATTTGAGGTCATCATAAGCTACATGGCAAGCTCAAGGACAACCCaggatacatgagacccagtcttcatgtgcacacacacacacacacacacacacacacacacacacacactcactcacgaCGGTCAGATCCGCTGTACCATCCCTGCTGACATTTTTGTATTTACCAAGTGTCTCTGGGTCCACTTTCTGTGAGCAAGCAGTACAAGTGCCCCAGCTGTGATGGCCTGtgaaaagaaaattggaaaaaaataacatcCACAGTCAAAGGGACCTCTGCAAAGAGTTCAATCTGCCTCACAGCTTGACAACTTTATCACAAGCTAGAAGGCAGGGCAAAGGGTGAGACTGATTTACGGCTCTGATCCCTTCTTCTTGTGGGAGAGGAACTGTGTAGACAGGGAGGAGACTAAGCCATTAGAGTCATCAGGACGTGAGTCACGCCAACTCATTTTCCATTCTCTGTTGCCTTTGCCGTCACGGCCACCACCTCTGCTACGGTCAGGGCGCCACAGTTAAATTTGCTTCACAGGTCTCGTCCTGCGCTTTGTgccatggtttgaatgagaaatgcccccataggctcgtgGATTTGAACATTTGTTTCCACGTTGgcggcactgtttgggaagggtatAGACCTTtagagccttgctggaggtaGTGAGTAAAGCCCACTGGGGCGGGCCTTGGGGCTTACAGTCTCATCCCACTTCCTGATTGCTCCCCCTGCTTTCTGTGTGGGGTGACAATGTACAGAGCCAACTTCCTCCCCCTGCTGGCATGCCacacctttcctgccatcatggactggaaccctctggaaccataagccaattTAAActctgaagttgcttttggttatggtattttttaatcatagcaacaaaaagtaacacatgtacaacttttaaattttaaggatttttgacatttatttttattttcctctctctgtctctctctatgtctctctgtctctgtctctctctgtctctctctgtgtgtgtgtgtgtgtgtgtgtgtgtgtgtgtgtgtgtgtgtgtgtaagtcagataAAGTGATGGGATTGAatctctccttctatcatatgGGTCCCGGGGACTGGACTCAGGGTGGCAGGCTTAGCTGCAAGCATCTTTACTTACTGAGCAATGTTGCCACCCCAATatgctgtttttcattttttccaacACCTTTATAGAGCTGCAAATAGGACAAACTGAAATGGAGACTTGTCTCCACACCCCAAATCTTTCCTAGCAGGGGCCTGGTCTttcacagcctgctttcttttgattttggGGCCTTGACCTGCTGATGGGATACAGACACATGACCTCTGTTTCCTAAATGACAAAGATGGATATACATGGCATGGCATTTAGCGTTGTGGGTGCAGTCGTGTCCACTTTTGTGAAGAGTTTTTCTCTATAGTCCATGTTTAAAGAAAGAGGCCCAAAGTACAGAATGAAAATAGTTAATAAAGGAGGGAATGGAGTGTCCAGAATGTTGCAGTAGATAATGGAAAAAGAATCTCTGAGCTCATCTTGGATTCATCATGAGGTCTGATGAAGGAGCCGTTTGTGGTAATTGAGACTAAGAATCACTTATCCGCAAACCGCAGAAATCCTTACTCTCAATCAAAGCATGGGTTCTGAGGTCCAGATAGAAAGCTGGGAGGAGATGATTGGAGTATAGAAAGGTTTAAAAACAGCACAGTTTTGATTTTGACAGAGGAATAAATATGATGGCATGCACAGAGCTGCTGGATTCAAGGGGGAGGAATGAGAGATTCTTCTGTGTGATCTAGTGGGATGCTGCTTACAGAGTTCCAAGTTTCGTGTATTTACCATTTTGAAACTTGAATTTAGAAACTGGGAGAGGGAAACTCCTGCTCATGCATGGCTCCGGTTGCCGAGCCCAAGATCGCAGACTTGGCGTGGGTCTATCATGAATGTCCCGTGGATAAAAACAGGACCATCTGTAGTCAAAAGAAGTTCCTGGCTTGATTCTGCAAGAGGCACCTTTCCAGGGGAtgttcgggaggcagaggcggcgCACACAGCATAATGGGGGACTAAGGCAGAGaaatggagccctggctgtctaaGCATCCAAATTGACACATCGCTGCCTGTCAGCAATCAGAGAAACTCAGAAGCAGGAGATTTGCTGGCTTAGCTCTGGAAGACAGCAGACATGATGGGATGCTGAgactctagcttgccttaagtGTGCTGGCagcagtttctttccttttcaaagtTGAAAAACGCTGCAGAATTGCAGTTTCCTGTTATTTTGCTCACAGCAGCCAACTTGAATTTTGCCTTGTTTATGCACAACTCTGAAAAAGCTCTTTCACGGAGTAGCAGCCTAGGATATGGCTGTTCGGTAACTTGTTAAATCCACTTGGCTGATGGGATGGGGATGCCAGAGCTGAGCACACCCATCTTCCTGATGCTGTTCCTGAATTTAGATAAGAAGAGGGAAGAATGAAAAGGGAAGAGATTAGAGGGTAGGGAACAGAAGtcaagagggagaagaaaaggaggaaggagcagGGTGTTTGGGAAGTGAAGGGCTGGTTGATCAGTGTGGTGTGAGGAAGGGCAGCGAGGCAGGAGCCTGGGGTAGGAGAGAGCACTCCCTCCCTCTGCCATGCTGTTGGCTTGCTTTCTGGGGTAATCATGAGTCCTTCCACTAGACGCTCAAGCTGCCTACAGACAGTACGCAGTTCCCAGAAGCAAATGAATCGAAGGAAGCAATTTCAGAGGCATCACATGAAGATAGGATATACAGCTTAGTCACTTACAAGCATCTATTGTGGGTCTACTACAAGCAGTGAGGTAATCACGATGCAAATAAAGTAACAACAGCAAGTCTTCATTCTGATTAAATACAGGGCAGACACGGTGGAAAGCACGCCAGTGTTAACACGCTGAATCTACTCAACGAGGCTGAAGATGTAATTGTGTTAGCAACGTGctttcccagcacacagaagcccTGATtatgggcacggtggcacacattTGTAGTTCCAGAACTcagcacacagaggcaggaggatcagaagttcagtgtcATCCTCCATTAcacagagtctgaggccagcctgggctacatgggaccctATGTTGGTTACTTTCTTATTTCTAtcataaaataccctgacagaaaCAGCTTAAGGGAGGGAGGACTACTGTagcttccagttccaggagatactGTCTGCTGTGGACGGGAAGACGTGgcagcagggaaggcatggtgacagacaggaaaggcatggtgacagacagggaaggcatggtgacagacagGGAAGGCGTGGTGACTGGCCTGGTGGTCGGGAAGGCATGGTGACTGGCCTGGTGGTCGGGAAGGCGTGGTgatggcaggagcaggaggctggctgTTCATGTTGCATCTGTATTCACGATGCAGGCAGTGGACAGGAAATGGACCTGAGCTACAAGGCCTCAACATCTGTCCTGAGTGACTGGCTGACTGTCCAGCAAGGGTTCCTGTCCCAAAGCTTCCACGACctcctcaaatagtgccactagcTGGGGGCCGAGTGCTCTAACCCCTGCCCTCAGgagggacatttcacattgaAACTAGACTCTTTCCTAAAAATAACGTTAAATAAACTGACATGGAGCTGGTCTCCTGCTTTCCGGAAGAGGCCAAGAGGCTGTTTGAGATGAAACGGCACCGAACAACTGCATGAGTCATGATTCCAGCTCTCACTGGAATTTGCAATCTAGATTAAAAAACATAATGTGCACATACAAACGTCCCCACTGAAGGGACtgagggaagatggctcagcagctaagagtgtgtacagctcttacagaggacctgagttgagttTCCGGCACCCGTGGCAcacagctcacacctgcctgcaGGGCCAGCTCCAGGGataggatgccctcttctggcttctgagataccttctctctctgtgtctcccccccccccacacacacacacattaaaaacaacaaatttactaaataaaacaaagcaaaactaggCAAGAATGAGAGTGTGGCACACAAGAAGCATTTGGGTGTTAAGTTCAGGAGGACAAAGAGAGCCCGGAGCAAGTCTTGACGGCTTTGGTTTCCATGGCCATGACCAGCGAGGGCACGCCTGGCTGGAGACCGTCATCTGCAGAGGTGAGGAAGTGCACTGTGCATGGGGCACAGACAGGGAGGAGCCAGCCTGCAGCAGGGTGGGATCTTGGTggagaaaagcagaaaatgaGAGTTCAAAGCTGTGTTACACCAGGGTGAGGAGGACCTCAGCAGTTACATGTGGGGTTTGTCTGGGATGGTCAAGTAGCTCTTTGAAGAAGCTAGCCTGACTCACACCGAGTTTAGACATCTGAGACAGATGTTTCGCGCTGGACTGGAATGGGTGTGGTCTCGGTGTCCCTGCAGGACCCTGGTCTTTAGACTTCAAACTCCACTTAGATACaaacccctttttttttttttttttttggtttttcgagacagggtttctctgtagctttgcacctttcctggaactcacttggtagcccaggctggcctcgaactcacagagatccgcctggctctgcctcccgagtgctgggattaaaggcgtgcaccaccaccgcccggcttttttttttttttttttttttttttgagacaaggtcttgttacCCAAGTTGTTAGAGTCAGATCCTGGACCCTGGCAGCACTAATGAGCCATATCAGCCACCTGCTCTCCCAATGGGAAGAACAGAGAGGTCCATCCCCCTCTGCCAAGTTCATCTTCAGGATCTTACTACGAGGTTTAGGTTAAACAGAGAGCCAGAGGTAGGCAGGCATAGGTGCGCAGTCCCGGCTGGTCAAGGTGTCTTCCTGCCATTGTCCCAAAGTTGTCTGGGCTTCCTGGGGACACTCCAGTTACTTACAGTCTTGTTCCGGTGCTCTCACGGTCTAAAGGAAGGACACAGTCTCTCTTTAGAGCATCTTCACTCCTTCTAGGGCAATGTCACGGGACTCAGGTTAGCCTCCAACTCAGCTGAGGATGACTTAGAGCTTCTGCTCCTCCtgttccacctcccaagtactgagattctGCACCAGACCACCACGCCAgtctgtgtggtgctggagaaccAGACTAGGGcctcacatgctaagcaagcaccctCCCAACTGAGCCGCAGCCTGAATCCTACCAGTCTAATTTTATATCTAATACATTTAGTGCCACATCCTCACTGTGTGGTAAACTCTACCATTCTCTATTCAGTTGTATTCTATTCATTGAAACTGCTGTTAGCTACCCAATACGGTTCTATAATCTGCTAATGCATAGATCCCTAAGGTTTGACCTCTCAGGGTTGCCTAGACATAAAATCCTAGTAGGGTAGAAAAAGGGAGGTacacagtgaggaggaggaggaagatgtatGTTGGGACACGTGTTGGGAAAATTTAGCTTCCCATGACAGGTGATTTAAGCAGGGCTGGTTTAGGGTATTGCTCCATAGTGCAGGTCTAGAGGTGACAGCATGACATTCTCTGGTTTTACCAGTTTTTAGTACCAAAGCTTGGATGTTGGCAGGATCAGTAAGCTAGACTAGAGGCCACCTATCCTCAAAAGGCCAAACAAAATGACAGTAGAGAGAAAGGTGATCTATTCAGTGTGGACATGTTAGGAGGAAGAACAAGTATAGACCCTCCAAACCCACTTCTGGTCCCCACATGAAGTTTCTCCTCAGATAGGTGATAAGAGGCGTGAATAACGGAGCACTCTTGTTCAGGATGTACACCCACCATGACTGACCATCACTCTCTGAATTCACATCTTTCTATCAAGTGGTTTGACAAGCTGTAGGGACTGTGTGGAGCCTTCTTATGGAGGTAGGTTGAAACCCTGAAgcaccttttccttccttctctcagcaTGGGATTCCTAGGGGAATTCCAGTTTCTTGGGGTCCATTGTTTTCATAGCTTGA is part of the Peromyscus eremicus chromosome 6, PerEre_H2_v1, whole genome shotgun sequence genome and encodes:
- the Tmem212 gene encoding transmembrane protein 212, translated to MKGLYQAAGRTLLTLGSLSVFSGVMAFFPVFSCKLWYTGWNVWIACPIWNGALAITAGALVLLAHRKWTQRHLWEAGFTFVILSILGCPLHFAIALESALLGPYCFYSFSGAAGTGYVGYAVTFPFPYTKFPSVCVDPLHYEEYHLALQALDLGLSFTVFCVSLSVFIKLSARLLQNRHLHVSSNKGRLGLAQS